A DNA window from Sulfitobacter noctilucicola contains the following coding sequences:
- a CDS encoding carnitine 3-dehydrogenase — MTKTAAIIGGGVIGGGWAARFVLNGWNVQVFDPDPEAARKIGEVMANARRSLPGLTDVALPDEGAITFHETIASAVDGAEWIQESVPERLDIKHETFAEVQANCDASAVIGSSTSGFKPSELQQGALRPGQIMVTHPFNPVYLLPLVELVPGDAGDAALVEKAKSVLSSLGMHALHLKKEIDAHVADRFLEAVWREALWLVKDGIATTEEIDDAIRYGFGIRWAQMGLFETYRVAGGEAGMKHFMAQFGPALKWPWTKLMDVPEFTDELVDLIAGQSDAQSGAYSIRELERIRDNNLVTMMRGLKAQDWGAGALLNAQEKLMRDGRPLGAKADDVPADKPVLTARRTVPLDWTDYNGHMTESRYLQAFADATDRFMEMIGCDAEYISNGGSYFTAESHIRHLDEVHAGAVITIDTQVVLGEGKKMHLFHTMREGDRVLATGEHFLLHVSLETRKPAPPSPQIEAALARIAKGHTSLPRPEGLGRAIGGPR, encoded by the coding sequence ATGACGAAAACAGCAGCGATCATCGGTGGCGGTGTCATTGGCGGCGGTTGGGCCGCGCGGTTCGTATTGAACGGCTGGAACGTTCAGGTTTTTGATCCGGATCCAGAAGCCGCGCGCAAGATTGGAGAGGTGATGGCCAATGCCCGCCGGTCCTTGCCGGGATTAACGGATGTGGCATTGCCGGATGAGGGCGCGATCACATTTCACGAAACCATCGCAAGCGCAGTTGATGGAGCGGAATGGATACAAGAAAGCGTACCAGAGCGGCTGGACATCAAGCACGAGACGTTTGCTGAAGTACAGGCAAACTGCGACGCGAGTGCCGTGATCGGCTCTTCGACTTCCGGTTTTAAGCCGAGCGAATTGCAGCAGGGTGCGCTACGGCCCGGCCAGATTATGGTCACGCATCCGTTCAATCCGGTCTACCTTTTGCCGCTGGTGGAACTTGTACCGGGCGACGCTGGCGATGCTGCGCTCGTCGAGAAGGCGAAGTCCGTGCTTTCGTCGCTGGGGATGCACGCGTTGCATCTGAAGAAAGAGATCGACGCGCATGTGGCGGACCGTTTCCTTGAGGCTGTATGGCGCGAAGCGCTTTGGCTGGTGAAAGACGGCATTGCCACCACCGAAGAGATCGACGACGCGATCCGCTACGGGTTCGGCATCCGCTGGGCGCAAATGGGCCTGTTTGAGACTTACCGCGTGGCGGGTGGTGAAGCAGGAATGAAGCATTTCATGGCGCAGTTCGGTCCGGCACTGAAATGGCCTTGGACCAAGCTGATGGATGTGCCGGAATTCACAGACGAGCTGGTAGATTTAATTGCCGGTCAATCAGACGCGCAATCGGGTGCCTATTCCATTCGCGAGCTGGAGCGGATCAGGGACAACAATCTGGTCACGATGATGCGCGGATTGAAAGCGCAGGACTGGGGTGCCGGCGCGTTGTTGAACGCGCAGGAAAAACTGATGCGAGACGGCAGGCCGCTGGGTGCAAAAGCGGATGATGTGCCTGCAGATAAGCCGGTGCTGACCGCGCGGCGGACCGTGCCGCTGGATTGGACAGACTACAACGGACATATGACCGAGAGCCGCTACTTGCAGGCTTTCGCGGACGCGACGGACCGTTTCATGGAGATGATTGGTTGTGACGCGGAATATATCTCGAACGGCGGAAGCTATTTCACGGCCGAGTCGCATATACGGCATCTGGATGAAGTGCACGCAGGGGCTGTGATCACGATTGATACGCAGGTTGTGCTGGGCGAAGGCAAGAAGATGCACTTGTTCCACACCATGCGGGAGGGCGACCGTGTTCTTGCAACAGGCGAGCATTTCCTGTTGCACGTGAGCCTTGAGACGCGCAAACCGGCACCGCCCTCGCCGCAGATCGAGGCCGCCTTGGCGCGGATCG